One region of Hymenobacter sediminicola genomic DNA includes:
- a CDS encoding lectin-like domain-containing protein, with protein MKALFTFWQSGHFLKWYFPFAVLLGGLLGISGQAHAQFPRLETFRNSTATGWTIGGSAYLTDNGSTGGDAAGEGYLRLTQATTYQAGYAIDNSSFPATQGFSISFEYFAYGGTTPGADGFSVFLIDGSTQNFTIGASGGSLGYAQKTDIPGVSNGYIGIGIDEWGNYSNPTEGRNGGINSGSLTPDAVAIRGAGNGAGTDQYPYLTGTQSLPFSLDVATPRAQNGSSDYRRAFIDVIASGGTYRITIRIQHGTDVTTTISNYVVSAPPSTLRVGFSGATGGSTNIHEIRNLQIVLPPVAANDQAVTLLDTNVSFDVVGNDQAPGSSIDAASVDLNPSQSGIQNTYTVAGEGTFSVNAVGVVTFDPTPTFAGVVRIPYRVNSILNSTSNLANLTVRVATTCATPGKDGPGTLTASSILNTYFPGTASVAAGSSTVTVGTAAAGTTPISAGDLVLLMQMQGATITTANDASYGANNATGTGNSTTDFTAGQYEYGIAAADLPLAGGTLQLVGGLTRSYQNLDYDDASNPTGQRRFQVIRVPQFSDLDVSGTASGTPAWNGSTGGVLALDVAGLTSFASGSVVDLTAKGFRGGGGRATNGSTTAMGSDYRRGNSGAHGAKGEGTAGTPQFVYNGTGIVNGGLAGYRNGFTGRGAPGNAGGGAVDFTPASNSGNAGGAGGGNAGTGGLGGYGFGSSNTGAQALGGAAVALASTTRITMGGGGGAGSANGTGSGNSNFTAASGGLGGGILLLRTGTVSGTGTLRANGGNAPGTAADAEGAGGAGAGGSIVVLANLTSGLSNLTLQANGGTGGSANTAAAGNYGPGGGGGGGFVYTNGAATTSVAGGAAGRTSNGNVVFGATSGNAGTSFTTAGRGIPYTIAGAGGCLPELNTTLATSTPTLTRSGGAGSSVAPATYSLTVSNTGGGSATGVAARVTLPAGLFGYDASGPTSVTIWRADGSTFTPTGYTTPAGGTNTPAFGNIFLPSDATLLISFRATVAASALDEVFYQASAAVTYADPTRDQTTDLVSPGATYTSGGPVEGSNYASASNTTEDVRIARPLPVELAIFEAKASGTDALLTWVTASEKNNARFEVERSLNGTAFERIGSVQGQGTTSRRTSYRYTDGGVGKLGLQVVYYRLRQVDNDEGSSLSPVRVASFKVGKGVVSLYPNPAPAQATLDLTGLPTGVYQGEILDLTGRSILAMPLQGATTQQLQLTNLPAGTYLLSLRGQGQNLMLPLVHKQ; from the coding sequence ATGAAAGCACTTTTTACCTTTTGGCAATCCGGGCATTTCCTGAAGTGGTATTTTCCCTTTGCTGTTCTATTAGGTGGCCTCTTAGGCATAAGTGGCCAAGCGCATGCCCAGTTTCCACGGCTCGAAACCTTCCGCAACTCCACAGCAACCGGCTGGACCATTGGTGGTAGCGCCTACCTCACTGACAACGGCAGTACCGGAGGCGACGCAGCTGGCGAAGGGTATCTACGTCTGACCCAGGCCACTACCTATCAGGCCGGCTATGCCATCGACAACAGCTCCTTTCCGGCGACGCAGGGCTTCAGTATTTCCTTCGAATACTTCGCCTACGGTGGTACCACGCCCGGCGCAGACGGTTTCAGCGTGTTCCTGATTGATGGCAGCACGCAGAACTTTACCATTGGAGCTTCCGGCGGCTCACTTGGCTACGCACAGAAAACAGACATTCCGGGTGTCAGCAACGGCTACATCGGCATCGGAATTGATGAGTGGGGCAACTACTCGAATCCGACGGAAGGCCGCAATGGCGGTATCAACTCCGGTAGCTTGACGCCCGACGCAGTGGCTATCCGGGGTGCGGGCAACGGCGCGGGTACCGACCAGTACCCCTACCTAACCGGCACCCAGTCGTTGCCGTTCAGCCTCGACGTGGCAACACCCCGGGCGCAAAACGGCTCCTCCGACTACCGACGCGCCTTTATTGATGTCATTGCTTCCGGTGGTACCTACCGCATCACCATCCGGATTCAGCATGGCACCGACGTAACGACTACCATCAGCAACTACGTGGTATCGGCGCCGCCCAGCACGTTGCGCGTTGGCTTTAGCGGCGCTACCGGTGGCAGTACCAACATCCATGAAATCCGCAATCTGCAGATTGTGCTGCCACCCGTGGCCGCCAACGACCAAGCCGTTACGCTGCTTGATACCAACGTTTCGTTTGATGTAGTAGGCAACGACCAGGCACCAGGCAGCAGCATCGATGCCGCTTCCGTTGATCTGAACCCCAGTCAATCGGGCATTCAGAATACCTATACTGTGGCTGGAGAGGGCACCTTTAGTGTCAACGCGGTTGGTGTTGTCACCTTCGACCCAACCCCAACATTTGCTGGTGTTGTCCGGATTCCGTACCGCGTCAACTCCATTCTGAATTCGACCTCCAACCTAGCCAACCTCACTGTGCGGGTGGCTACTACCTGCGCCACGCCAGGCAAGGACGGCCCGGGCACGCTGACTGCCAGCTCGATTCTGAACACCTACTTTCCTGGCACGGCCAGCGTAGCTGCTGGTAGCAGCACTGTAACCGTAGGAACTGCTGCCGCCGGCACTACTCCCATTTCGGCGGGTGACCTGGTATTGCTGATGCAGATGCAGGGAGCCACTATCACGACGGCCAATGATGCCTCCTATGGAGCTAACAATGCGACTGGCACTGGTAACTCAACCACCGACTTCACGGCTGGACAATATGAGTATGGTATTGCCGCCGCCGACCTGCCCCTCGCCGGGGGCACACTCCAACTGGTCGGTGGCCTTACGCGCAGCTACCAAAACCTCGACTATGACGACGCAAGCAACCCTACCGGGCAGCGCCGCTTCCAGGTGATTCGGGTGCCGCAATTCTCTGACCTGGATGTAAGCGGCACTGCTTCGGGCACACCCGCTTGGAACGGCAGCACCGGCGGCGTACTGGCCCTGGACGTGGCGGGCCTTACTTCGTTTGCCAGCGGCTCAGTAGTTGACCTAACGGCCAAAGGATTCCGGGGCGGCGGCGGACGCGCCACTAATGGCAGCACTACTGCAATGGGCTCAGACTACCGGCGAGGCAACTCAGGGGCGCATGGTGCCAAAGGAGAAGGCACGGCCGGCACACCGCAGTTTGTATACAACGGCACAGGCATCGTGAATGGCGGCCTTGCGGGGTATCGAAATGGCTTTACGGGCCGGGGTGCGCCAGGCAATGCCGGTGGCGGTGCCGTGGATTTTACTCCTGCTTCTAACTCCGGCAATGCCGGTGGAGCCGGTGGCGGCAACGCCGGTACAGGCGGTTTGGGTGGCTACGGCTTTGGCTCGAGCAATACTGGTGCACAGGCACTGGGCGGTGCGGCAGTTGCGCTGGCCAGCACTACTCGCATTACAATGGGTGGTGGTGGTGGGGCCGGCTCGGCTAATGGCACTGGCTCCGGCAACAGCAACTTTACGGCAGCCAGCGGCGGCCTGGGCGGCGGTATTCTACTTCTCCGAACCGGCACAGTAAGCGGCACAGGCACTCTGCGCGCCAACGGCGGCAACGCACCCGGCACCGCAGCCGATGCAGAAGGGGCTGGGGGCGCTGGGGCGGGTGGTAGCATTGTGGTGCTGGCCAACCTGACTTCTGGCCTGAGCAACCTGACGCTGCAAGCCAACGGCGGAACTGGCGGCAGCGCCAACACGGCAGCGGCCGGCAACTACGGCCCAGGCGGCGGCGGCGGCGGCGGTTTTGTATATACGAATGGTGCTGCTACCACCTCGGTGGCAGGCGGAGCGGCCGGGCGTACTTCCAACGGCAATGTTGTTTTTGGGGCTACCAGTGGCAATGCCGGAACTTCATTTACCACCGCCGGGCGAGGCATACCTTATACCATTGCGGGTGCCGGCGGCTGTCTGCCTGAACTCAACACGACTCTGGCGACCAGCACTCCTACCCTGACTCGTAGCGGCGGCGCGGGCAGCAGTGTAGCTCCTGCCACCTACTCCCTGACTGTATCCAACACGGGGGGCGGCTCGGCTACGGGCGTGGCTGCACGCGTGACATTACCAGCCGGGCTGTTTGGCTACGATGCTTCCGGCCCCACGAGCGTGACCATTTGGCGGGCCGATGGCAGCACGTTCACGCCTACCGGCTACACCACACCGGCTGGCGGTACCAACACGCCCGCTTTCGGCAATATTTTCCTGCCCAGTGACGCTACCCTCCTGATTTCTTTCCGGGCCACGGTAGCGGCCAGTGCGTTGGATGAGGTATTTTACCAAGCCAGTGCCGCCGTCACCTACGCCGACCCTACCCGCGACCAAACGACTGACCTCGTGAGCCCCGGCGCAACCTACACGAGTGGCGGCCCGGTGGAAGGCTCCAACTACGCCAGCGCCAGCAATACCACCGAGGATGTGCGCATTGCCCGTCCGCTGCCTGTAGAGCTAGCCATTTTTGAAGCCAAAGCCTCCGGCACCGACGCCCTGCTAACCTGGGTAACAGCATCCGAAAAAAATAATGCCCGTTTCGAAGTGGAACGCTCCCTCAACGGCACGGCCTTCGAGCGAATTGGCAGTGTGCAGGGCCAGGGCACTACTTCTCGCCGCACTAGCTACCGCTACACCGATGGAGGTGTGGGCAAGCTCGGCTTGCAAGTAGTGTATTACCGCCTCCGGCAAGTAGACAACGACGAAGGTTCGTCGCTGAGCCCGGTGCGGGTGGCATCGTTCAAAGTTGGAAAAGGTGTCGTAAGCCTCTACCCTAACCCGGCTCCAGCTCAGGCAACCTTGGATCTGACTGGCTTACCAACTGGTGTTTATCAGGGTGAAATTCTGGACCTGACAGGCCGTAGCATACTTGCCATGCCTTTGCAGGGCGCTACCACTCAGCAGCTGCAGCTCACCAACCTGCCGGCCGGCACCTACCTGCTCAGCCTACGCGGCCAGGGCCAAAACCTGATGCTACCGCTGGTACACAAACAGTAA